Within Desulforegula conservatrix Mb1Pa, the genomic segment AGCAATTTTGACTATTTCGGAGGCGGCGGTTTCAGGGATAACAAATATCCGGGAGACAAGGCAAACACCCCTGCATGCGTCAATGCCGCCACCGCAAATGGCTATAGATATGTAAACACAAGGGCTGACTTTGAGGCACTGAAAAATACGAGCGGCAAGGTGATTGCCGTAAACAGCGTGCTGGATTCAAGCCGTGCCATGCCTTACGAGATCATAAGAGACAAGTCTTCCAGCAATGATGATATCTCTCTTGCCGAGTTTACTAAAAAAGGTATCGAGCTTCTCGACAATCCTGCCGGATTTTTCATGATGGTTGAGGGCGGAAAGATAGACTGGGCATGCCATGCAAATGATGCCGCGTCTGCAATTCAGGATACCCTGGCATTTGATGAGGCCATAGCCGAAGCTCTTGCATTCTATGAAAAACATCCTGACGAGACACTTATCATTGTCACCGGAGATCATGAGTGTGGTGGTATGACTATGGGCTTCTCCGGTACTGGGTATTTCACTTATATGGAAAGAATGAAAAACCAGACAATGTCATATGACAAATTTGACTCGCTTTACGCAAATAACCTCTCGGGTTACGCATCTCTGACAGATCTTTACGATGAGATAGAGTCATCCTTCGGCCTTGACATGGACAAAAACGGCGATGCGGCATATCAGCCGAATGACTACCAGATGTCACTCCTGACAGAAGCCTTTGACAAAAAGAAAAAAGGCAAGGGCACAATGAACAACGACGAATTTTATCTGCTTTATGGAGGATACAATCCGCTTTCTGTTACCCTTACCCATGTTCTCAACCAGATATCCGGAATCGCCTGGACTTCATATTCCCATACAGGTGTACCTGTTCCTGTTTTTGCCAAGGGCGTAAACGAGGATTCATTCAACGGATATTATGACAATACTGATGTGTGCAGAAAAGTTGCTGCGGCAATGAGTATAACCCTCCAATAATATTGACAAGGTCGCAAAAAGCCCGGTTCTCGTCATTCCTGCGCAGGCCGGAATCCAGAAGTAGCTGAAAACACTGCATACCGGATCAAGTCCGGCATGACGCCGCCACCTTTTTGTAACTTTTTTGCGAGACCATCAATATTGGTCATGTTTGAAAATGGCCGCCAGACCGGATATTTGTCTGGCGGCCACTGCATATTATAAAAGGAGTTCAGAAAGAAATGAAACATCTCTTCAAAATCGACAACAACGTACTGTTTATTATAGTTTTACTTATATTTATAGCGGTGATGCTTGTGATGCCAACTGGCTTTGAAAAAGTCGTTTCATCAGATTCAATAAGAGCAAAGGCTCTTGTCACGGGAACCGACAATTCCCTTCTCAACCAGCATGGAATAGTAAAAACAGGTGCGCAGAGGCTTAAACTCGAGGTACTTGATTCTGAATTCAAGGGGCGAATCATTGAAACCCACAACCATCTGATCG encodes:
- a CDS encoding alkaline phosphatase — its product is MKRGIRRSAWLSLVLLVLFSGTMLSGCDDDDNDGGSKSIVQPSAKAKYVFFFIGDGMSEVQVNSAEVYKASVEAKIDPNYINSPRLLNMSKMPATGYATTYDAGSYITDSASAGTALACGYKTLNGVVGMDVTKTKSYKTIAEAAKEKGMKVGIVSSVSIDHATPASFYAQVDSREKYHEIGMQLAESNFDYFGGGGFRDNKYPGDKANTPACVNAATANGYRYVNTRADFEALKNTSGKVIAVNSVLDSSRAMPYEIIRDKSSSNDDISLAEFTKKGIELLDNPAGFFMMVEGGKIDWACHANDAASAIQDTLAFDEAIAEALAFYEKHPDETLIIVTGDHECGGMTMGFSGTGYFTYMERMKNQTMSYDKFDSLYANNLSGYASLTDLYDEIESSFGLDMDKNGDAAYQPNDYQMSLLTEAFDKKKKGKGTMNNDEFYLLYGGYNPLSVTLTHVLNQISGIAWTSYSHTGVPVPVFAKGVNEDSFNGYYDNTDVCRKVAAAMSITLQ